The following proteins are encoded in a genomic region of Amblyraja radiata isolate CabotCenter1 chromosome 19, sAmbRad1.1.pri, whole genome shotgun sequence:
- the kera gene encoding keratocan, whose product MKLVQPILVVLFMNSGIWCQDQEYLTRLEYFYGCPKECQCPGRSSNALHCDSRHLSVMPLVPSRILYAYLQNNLIDGISEKSFKNGTQLKWVNLNKNKITNSNISKGLFKKMENLLYLFLDDNSLEKVPSPLPTSLEQLRLARNKISSIPEGTFSNLAKLTLLDLQGNMLKDFVIQPNTFKGLKTLLQLNLAQNGLKAMPEQIPVSTLQLYLDKNSIKEIPTNYFSSLPKLSFVRLNHNEISSTGLPDTIFNVSSILDLQLSYNQLTSVPLIHFRLQHLHLDHNQIKKINGPQICPLPVSNIYQRPIGENQPQLRYLRLDGNEIKPPIPIELMMCFRLLSAIVI is encoded by the exons ATGAAGCTTGTCCAGCCCATTCTAGTTGTTTTATTCATGAACAGCGGCATATGGTGTCAAGACCAAGAGTATTTAACGCGGTTGGAATACTTTTATGGATGTCCTAAAGAATGCCAATGCCCTGGCAGATCTTCGAATGCCCTCCACTGCGACAGCAGGCATCTCAGTGTCATGCCCTTGGTACCATCAAGAATCCTGTATGCCTACCTGCAAAACAATCTCATTGATGGCATCTCAGAGAAGTCCTTCAAAAACGGAACTCAATTGAAGTGGGTGAACTTAAACAAAAATAAGATCACAAACAGCAACATTTCAAAAGGCCTCTTTAAGAAAATGGAAAACCTGCTCTACCTGTTTCTTGACGACAATAGCCTGGAGAAAGTGCCATCACCTCTGCCAACCAGCCTGGAGCAACTTCGGTTGGCGAGGAACAAGATTTCCAGCATACCTGAGGGAACTTTCTCAAACCTAGCCAAGCTGACATTGCTCGACCTGCAAGGCAACATGTTGAAAGACTTTGTCATTCAGCCCAACACATTTAAAGGACTGAAGACGTTACTGCAGCTCAATCTGGCCCAGAATGGTCTCAAGGCAATGCCCGAGCAGATTCCTGTGTCAACCCTACAGCTCTATTTGGACAAAAACTCCATCAAAGAGATACCCACGAACTACTTCAGCAGCCTACCGAAATTATCCTTTGTCAGGCTAAATCACAATGAGATTTCAAGCACCGGACTTCCTGACACTATTTTTAACGTGTCCTCCATATTGGACTTGCAGTTGTCCTACAACCAACTCACTTCAGTTCCTCTCATTCATTTCAGACTACAGCATTTACATCTGGACCACAACCAAATCAAAA AGATTAATGGACCGCAAATCTGCCCTCTCCCTGTCAGCAATATTTATCAGAGGCCCATCGGAGAAAATCAGCCTCAACTCCGTTACCTACGTCTCGACGGCAATGAAATTAAACCACCCATTCCCATTGAGCTCATGATgtgcttcaggctcctctccgcaATCGTGATTTAA